In Colletes latitarsis isolate SP2378_abdomen chromosome 12, iyColLati1, whole genome shotgun sequence, the sequence AAGTGTGGGCAAATGGACGATGGCCTAACCTGTTGTTTCGAGTCGTCGAAAAAGACATTGGTAAGACAGCTGACCGACTCGAACTTGATCGGGTCGGAAGATAATTCCAAATAATAGTCATCCTTTTCGTCTTCGCTAGCAGTTGCCATGTCTCGCTGTTGCACCGTTAATCACGTTCAGTcttcaccgaaggtgctctctcacactataccagatcacgcgtacgtaagctcgtggagtttcggaaacccgacaaaggcaaacagacgcatgccctctttctcgattctccaaagttgcccaaagtaatttcggtccgtctCGTGGGActagagagagaaaggctcacgttTGCCCCGGTCTCCATTTCGACATCCCTGCGCCATCTGTGGTAGTACGGAGTGCCTAGAAACAAATCCCTCAGAGCACCCCGGTCTCCATTTCGACATCCCTGCGCCATCTGTGGTAGTAACTAGGAAGTTACTTTATGCTCCCTACAAGTTTAAATATGTTTGGTACGATGGCGTAATGACATGATATTATCGGTATATATCATTTTTCTTTATAATCATAATTATAATTTCATTATTCTATAATAAATCGTAATAATAGAAAtttctaaataataatattcataaTATGTATCGACACAAATTATATTAAACGTGTGATCGATTATTAAAACGATGTTTATGAAAAGTTACGCTTCTCAAATTATCATCTCTAACAAAGTACGCGTAAACAATGagtacgaataaaaaaaaaacaatcacGGGAAATATATCTGATGAATTTGACAGCCTTAATTGTCAACGTAGTTCATTGGCAGTCAATTTAAGTTGCGTCTCAAATTTAACAGACTCTGGCAATGGATCACTTAGACAAATAGATGTCGGATATAATAATAATGCAACGTCAACTAAAATTAACCATGATAAAAGTTCAAAAAATGGTAAATATAAACTGTATAAGAGAGATGAATGTATATCCGATCAGATAAATCCTATAAAAGATGTGCGAATACTTGTAGAGAAAATCAGTAATGACGATATAacgttgaataaaaattgtGAAAGGTTGAAAGAAGCTATTTTGACAAAGACTAAACAAGTCTTTGATACCCAAAATATGTTATCTGTTAAGAcacaaaaaattttaaagagtaaACACGATCGGTCGGATGTAACTTTACGCAATGATTTATCGTATGCTGCTACCAGTACCGAAGCATCTACAATATCAACTAAAAAAAAGAAAGGATACAATGTAAACCAAACTGTTAATGACACGCCAAAAgagaaatatgaaaataaaaacaCAGGTGAACGGAAAAAgcaatttaaattgaaaaaaagGCGATTATTCGATGTAAATAAATCCTCTAGCAATATGAACGCAAGTAGTAATAATGTTAATTTAAAATGTAATTCTTCGAAATTGTATTTCTCGCAAATGGAGAATAAAGATGACCGGAGTAGCGTTGTGTTAGCTGGAAGCAACAAAAAACCTGATACTTTAAATCTGTTTTCAAATAAATCACGTAAATTAATCGTTCCTAGCGAAACAAAAAAACATAGAATTATCGATTCTGTTTCTTGTAAAGATCGATCTGTGTCTGTTTCAAGTATTTCAGAAGATGAAAATACATTTATGGCGGTGCCAATCTGTTGTTCTACGATGATAAATGAGCAAGCATTAGACACGCAGAATGAACATTCTCAAAGTATATATGATTCGTCTACTTCTTTAGATGATAataccagaaaaagtacagTCCCTATGGAAATAACTTGTCTGTTTGAGAAGTTAAACGACCAACAAGAATCTTTAGAGCAAGTAATCAAAGATATCACTGGTAACCTTTCCCAGCAAAAATTATTGGGAAATGACCATGCTCCTGTTTCTTTGGTACATGCAACTGTGAAAGTTCCTGAACCATTCTATGAAAATTCTAGAAATTTAAGAAAATCTGTTTTATATAATAACATCGATGAACAATCTACTAAAATACATTATAACGATAAAAGTATAGAGACAATTGCAGGCAGCAGTGCAAATACGATACAGACTTCTTTGAATGTGAACACATCGGTCGATGCACAAAAGAAatataacaacaacaacaaagaTAAGACTAAACAAAAAACCTGTAGAGAAAAAAGATATAATAAAGGTGTTGAACACAAAGAAGAAAAAGCTACGTGTTCCTCGGTCtctgaaaaaacacaggaaaGCATAAATACAAATTGTACTTCGTTACAAATGAATACATCTTTGGATACATTGAATAGATTACATTTACCAAATAATAATGGCAAAAGAAGATTGTTGGTATTAGATGGTATGGCAAACAAAAACACGGATACGGAAGGAAATAGTACCAACACCATTAATGTACCTAAGATGAAAGATAGACTTGAAAATAAAACTTCGGATAGTCGAAGCTACATAGAAAGTACTCCGTATCCGACATGTCGTCCTGTTTTATTCAAATCACAATTCGTACAAGACACTAATGATAAAAATGAATCGAGAGATCCTACTAAAACAAATTCTCCTAAAAATAAATCACATTTATCGTAAGTACATTGTTCTTTTATTTTGAAGAAATCAATCTTCAAATTGATTATAATTACCTTCTTTTTACTCTTTTAGGCTAAAAAATGTGTCTACGGAATGTACAAATTCATGTTACGAACAAGAGAAAATTGAAAATGAGACAATTATTCGTGATAATTCGTCTCGTGAAATGTTCAGTAATAAATCAGAGGCAACAGTTACGCAAGAATCGACCAACGAGAGTGAATCAGAAAAATATCAAAATAGAGAAAATCCAACAGTACTTTCCGTTAAAaggaaatttaaaaagaaactatTGCCTCTTCGTGAATGTTCGCAATTATTATCATTTTCCCCAGTGAATGGAGAAATTTTTCCACTTAAGGAACCTACATGTATAAAGAAACGCAAAAAGTTGAAAAAAGAACATATAAAAAGTACAGTTAATTTAAGAAACAATGAAAATAACATGAAACACATTGAAAGAAAAAGTAACGAAAAATCACTATTAGAGAATGATTGTACTTTTTCTAATAAAAAGAAACCAAGAAAGATTATTAGTAAAAAAATTACTATTAAAAAAATTGTCGATGAAGATATTCTAAGGagattaaaaaaaaacagaGAAGAAACAGTTAAAACACGCACTTGTGTTTCAAATAGGAATTCGTTAAATGATTTCCAAGCTACTACAGGGCTGTCTACTgcaatatttacaaaaaagaaAGTACAAACGataaatattgttgcgacgggtcTATCAAATGAGTAAGGAATGCTTTTATTCTCTACTTCTTTATAACTTATTCCCTTTTCTAACATTCTACTTTGTTTTAGCGATAAGAATATGATTAGGAGCGTTATTAAAGCTCTTGGTTGTGCAAAGCTTGAATTAAATGTCACAAAACGGACAACACACGTTGTAACCACGGGGGTGCGTACGATAAATCTGCTACATGGAATTATACGAGGCTGTTGGCTCGTTAAACTTGAATGGGTCTTAAAATCTTTAGAAAGCAATACATGGTTAAATCCAGGAGAGTATGAAATGACACATTTTTCGAAAGCAGCGCTGGTAAATTGAGTATAATGTTCCATACGGTTTACGCAAAACGTATCGTATTAAATTCTACTAATGATTAATGATTTCAGGAAAATCGTAAAGATAGACAATTATTTGGAAAGTCCTATGTTCCTGAATTGTTTGCTGCTTGTGGTTACATATACGTTGGAAATGATACAATACCTCCCTGTAACGTGTTGAAAGATCTAATAAAAGCTGCAGGTGGTCGTATTATtgaaaatccagaaacagcaaaaATTCTTATTGGCACGCAAGGTTTAAGAGAAGCTTGGATCTTGGATTGTATTACAACTGGTGAATTACAACCATACACTCGATACCAACAATGTCAGAGTAGATACAAAACATGAGATAGTATTTGGTTTTAAAGCAATACTTTCAAATAGAACTAAAACAATAATTATgcgtatataaaatatttttacacgtTTAATCAGCTTTGtagatataattaaattatatgtaaaaaagaaacaattggtttttttcttttttttttttctttctttttttttaacaattaaaaaataagatAAAAGGTGCGAGTGTCCATGATATTAACATGATTCCGCACAAATgattcatttattatttatatacggACCATATTTCACGTATGATGTAtatctatttaaaaatttagtttACAAATACTCTTTTTGTACATTTATGTCTATTATTCGCGTCTAGTTTTATTATCTAGGCTattgaatttaaaataattaagatGGGAGAATTCGATTGATAATTTATCATGAtgatatataatatttttctaaacaAAGATTAATCTTAATAAAATCTGGTCTAAGTGATATCGTGTTATCTCTTACAATCACGGCAttcaggttaggtcaggttagACTACGTCAGCGTATATATTTGTAACTGTTTGTAACCAACGGCATTCGCATATGATGTGTCAAATTGACATACTTTTATTAACATGCGCTTTTGTGTTTATTTAACCATAAACTAATATAAACTTCTTAAAAAGTATGGGCAGTGTTTATTTTCCGTAAGTAGCAAACTTCAAATCTTTGCTAGAACCGATCTTACAGCCGACTTTATTATTACGCGACATTTCTCGATTGTTAACAAGCTTATTTGTTTCTCGTAAGGTATCGAATACAAGTGCtgtttcaattttttattacatttttcaatatttcatgACTCGAATTACTTTTTTAACCATTTATAAGTTTCCGTACTAAGCATGCATATAATCCTTTATAACGATTccagaaaaatatatttacaatatatAACACCAAATAGAAAGTTCTGCTTCTAACCGAATACTTGTAAAAcattttttgtataatttttattttttaaatttcagacCAAGTCTACGCGAGACTCCAACTGTAAATTCGTGCATTCCAATACCAAGGCATAATACAACGATAATCACTGATGTTTATGCAGGCATTCCTGAAAATTTATTACTAAATCTTTTTGGATTTTTGGTAAAAATTACATTTGCACACATAGCATATTTCTTCTTGTACTCTAGTAATAATGGTATTTTTATGTTGCAATGCCTTTTTACAGTTCCTTGTTTTACTATTTGGTTTATTACGTAAGAGTGCATGGAATTATGGACGTCTTGCGTTATTAAACAAATCGGACGAACGATGGATGGATATATTTTATGGGGACAATGAAGATAGAGATACAGATGCAATATGCATAGAAACTTCCGTCAATTCACAACTATCACAGGTTGATAAAGGCTTTCTGTCATGGATTGTTACTGCATTCAAAGTTACGTAAGTATAATAAAGTTTTTTAACGCTTTATCTATCGCTTAAAAGTTAAGTAACTGGCTCGATCGGGTGCGGATCGTTCTCCAGTACTAGGCCAGTTTTGGCAATTGCCtggaaaaatggaaaataattaccTTCTTTCGAAGCActgtaatttatataataataataataatcggcTAGCGGTAGATAAAGTGTTAAAATACATAAAGTTTTTACATGTTAAAGAACTATTAAAAGTTTTTCATGTATTATTATCTTGTGTATAAATCTAATACACACAATAAAACAATATTCTGTAATTGTAATTTTAGCGACGACGAATTGTTAAAACGAGCTGGACCTGATGGTTTACTATATATATCGTTTGAGCGTCATTTAATCATCTTAACAACTTTGATGGTTATTGTATCTTTGTGCATAGCTTTACCAATTAATTTTCATGGAACCATGCAAGGAGACAATGCAACATTTGGTCATACAACATTGTCAAACATAGATCCAATGTCTACATGGATTTGGGTGCATACGCTAATAATCTTATCCTATTTACCGATTGGTGGTTATGTAAtgaggaattttttaaaaaaggtaTAATATTTCATTGATTGCGCGTATGCAACCAATCAAATTGTTAAAGCTTTAGCGTCGACATTTTGTAGGTGCAAGATGCTAGGCATGGTGGTGAATTAGCAGCTAGGACATTATTAATTACAGAGGTGCCAAAGCATCAGTGTAATGTTCAGActcttattgattatttcaagtATGTAAATTCATATTAATATGCACTACCGTTTGATTTACTGTGCTTTTCTAATAGTATCATTATTTCCAGAGAAGCATTTCCTACTTTAACAGTGGAAGATGTTACATTGGCTTACGATATTAGGCGGCTTTCGGCATTAGATGCTGAAAAGGATTGTGCCGAGCAAGCTTGTTTATATTGTGAAAATTATGCAAAAAAAAGGGAACCTTTAAAAATGTATCCATATCCGTGCGGCCAAGTGATAGGTTGCTGTTGTAAACATGTATGTAACTTTTATTTAGAAATATTGTCACGAATCCACAGACAAATATATCATTTATTTTATAGCAAGTTGATGCTTTTGAATTTTACCACAACGAATTAATACGATTGTCATtgttggtcgaagaagaaaaaAGGATAGCATTGTCCAGGCCTCTAGGAGTAGCTTTTGTTACTTTAGGTTAGTTGCTGGGTTCCGATTATTTACATTATTATGCGTTACATACAATGCTAAATACAACAAGTCAAACTGTACTATATAGTCATAATGATAATCAGTTAAATCGATAATTATtccattataataataattattatgaaaAGGTACGTCTGGAGCAGCTAGAACTATGCGGAAACAACTAAATTCTTCGCCTAGTATAAAATGGATTGTAAATTATGCACCAACACCATCCGATATTTTCTGGGAAAATCTAAGTATACCAAGACCATGTTGGTATTTAAACGCTGTTTTAATCAATTTTGCTCTGGGCATCGTATTATTTTTCCTTACTACACCGGCTGTAAGTCATTTTCCATTAGTAAATCTTGTTACGATGTGCGGATATTCGATTCGGGATATGATTTTTTCAACCGATCTTGAACTTAAAATTTCAAAGCATTTTCATGTACGTAGTGCAATCAAATGGtttcttaaatattttacgTTTCATTAGACGGCGCATGAAAACGATTCCAAACTTAAAAATTCAAGATCAGACATGAAAAATCATGTCTGAAATTTACCAAGTTTTCCATCCTGCATGAAGAATTTTACCCGAACTTTTGAGATCTGTATGGCTCGGGTACTCGTACATCTGTACTAATTATGTTCAAATATTACCTGCTTTAATTACATTAACATTTGATAAATTTCTAATGCCTGATTTTAGGTAATAGTATCTGCCTTGAATAGACTACCGATTACAGGAGAGATTATGAATCTTAGTCCAATAGTTTCATCTTTCCTTCCAACTGTTTTACTAGTCAGTGTGGCTGCTTTAATGCCTGTATTAGTAGCAAGAAGTGAATCGTTAGTTAGACATTGGACTAGAAGCGGCCTGAATCGGGCAGTAATGACAAAAACATTACTTCTTTTATTACTGATGGTTCTCATATTACCTAGTTTAGGCTTAACCAGTGCTCAAGCATTTTTAGAATGGACTGTGAATCCTACAACTGACGCAGGAAATTGGGAATGTGTGTTTTTACCTGATCAGGTGAGGTTGCATCAATGGTACCAATTAATGTATCCTAGAACcacattaaaaatatttccataTAACTAAAAGATTATTGCGTTTATATAGGGTGCTTTGTTTGTAAATTATGTTATTACCGCGGCCTTACTTGGAAGTGGTTTGGAGTTGGTCAGATTTCCTGAATTAGCGTTGTATACCTTCAAACTGTGCATAGCTCGTAGCAGAGCAGAAAGAATACACGTTAGAAAGGCAGTATTATGGGAGTTTCCACTAGGTGCTCATTATGCCTGGTTGCTCTTAGTTTTTACTATGACAACCGTGTACAGTTTAGCTTGTCCATTAATTACACCTTTTGGACTGCTCTACCTTATAGTGAAACATCTGGTATGTTAAAACGTTTTCACATTAAGgttaaaatgttaataaataaatacgttACATTTGATTTCGCACAGGTGGACAGGCACAATCTATGCTTCGCGTACGGACCAAGCATTGGTGGTGGTCAGTTAGCAGGGGCAGCGGCAAGCGCTACCGGAGCAGCTCCAATTTTGGCCCAAGCCGCATTATTAGCTTTAGGCTTAGTAAGAAGAGGTTTATCGCCATTAGCTGCTGTACAACTTAGTGGTCTCGCTGCAAGCATTTTAGGTCTTGTTACCGGAGCTACCTTGCCTACATCAAAGTCCAAGGTACCGTTAACGAACATATTTTCAACATCCATTTTCATATACTATACATAGAACCAACTGAATCATTGAAAGTAAATGTTTACTATAGACGCAAGCGTTCAAGAGAGACTTGTCAACTGGTCAGAATTTTGTGGCACCCGTGTTGCGAAAGGAACAGATTTCTTTGGAAGAAACTGTATCCGATGGCTTGGATTCTGATCGCAATTTGCCCAGTTTAATAACTACTACTACTTCATCGGTCCAAGAGAGTCCAAAACTTTATCAAAATTATGGTAAAGAGTCAGAagcataataatatttttttatacaaaaaatcAAGACGTTAAACGCAACCTCATTGTGATGTTAAATGCATAGACGGtgcatttattaataattcaacACAATGAAATATATCGAATGCTGTAACTGATCATTAAAATTCCACGTATCGTACAAATACGATGAAGCTATTCATTTGTGAATAAAATCGAATTCATTTATGATGCATCAAGAGTTTTAAACATGGAAGTTTTAAATTCAGCATAATTAATGTAACGTTCCGCTTGAAAAAGCATAAAATATTGAGATTAAATTACCTGGCGCCAAGAAGggtgtttaataatttttaatttgtatttatattagtgaaatgtaaaaataaagtattattcaaacaataataataataataatcaatatTAATGTTTATCAGTGTTCCTTACTTTTTTATCCAGTCTTTCTCGTGATTTCTTACTCGTTTCACTTTAAACCGTTTTTACTACATAACTGCAACTATTTCACAAATCTAATTTGAAAtaagttttctttttattacaCTTTCAGTTAAGAAAATCGTACTAAATGTATACTAAAAGTTGGAAagtaacataaataataatcttCACTTATCTTACATCAAATTCTTTTGTTTGTTTGCATTCAATATTTGTCTCGTATTCCAACTAACGATGTAAACTTATTTGTATATACAATTTGAAATACATATAGAGGCGTAAGCTATtaacaaatttatattattttgtccACTCTACGACATTCATAGTTAaacatttttctgaaaaaaaaaaaccaagacGAATCTTTGAacacaatttaattaaaataattttacgatGTAGTTATGGAATATGTATACTGATTTCGTCTGATTGGCGTCTTAATACTAAATACAGTAATGTCTCTCTATCTGTAAAAGTTACCAAACTCGACCGTTCCGTGTACAGAAAACGCGACACTATTTCTGTCTGTCGCAGGATTAAAAAAAACTAGAGAACAGTTATGGAAAATTCAAGAGTATATTTTTACCATGAAATTGTTGATTTCGATACatacatttttataaaatatttgaaaataaagaaaatgaaaataaaacaatttataaaaatatatatagagcattattgttatataataataattaacaacATATTATTGCAATTGATCAGATCCAATAATGAAGAATAGTTAAATAATTATGTATTATATAACTATATGTCATTCGAATTATATCGTGTTTCGTTTCATTTTAAGGAGAAAAATATATacgaaatatgttaaaaaaaaagttgcattaaaaataaataaaagataataaagtTTTGTCATTGCATTAATAATGTGATGTATCTCTTGGCCGAGGCGAATCGGACTACCCTGCACgggctatgctcggcaactgaaCTCGAGGGGTGTATCCCTCTAGCGGTGTGAATACAAATTATAGATAAGAGATATCTTCTATAGAGATATTTTTCACACATAAAGAGACCTTACTGTAATTCTAAAAATAACatactttgtctaatacaaatttttaaacatttacaAGGCAGTGTGAAGGTGTAATTGCTTTGACGGCTGATAAAATATCACATGACTGACGCAAATTATTCGATAGAAtgaatatgaaattttaaatgaaaagCAAAGGATAAAAGAGATGTATTTAATTGGCACACAGCAGACACCTTTAAAATTAAACATTGGGCCCTCGTGAGTTCATTCATCTAAGAGTTTAAATAAATCTTGACAAGGCACTGTATTAGTATGCCACgctttcaaataaaatattcataCAATCGATTAATACTTATAAAAAAGAAATGTACGATTATTGTAGGCGTATGTTGCTTTACTTccggataaataaaaatattccatGTCTATTAGAATCGGTGAATAACATTCGCGGAAACAAATATTTAAGAACTTTAAGAAACGTTACATTATATATCTATAGTTTAATGCAAGATCACAGAAggttattatattaaaaatgaatttttttattttctcgatAGTAGAGATACGTTTTTTGAATTTGTTATTTAATCGATCTAATTGACATGGAATAATGTCTTGCAAGTAATGAATATTATTACATATACTATTATTTTATATCGTGATCTACAGTAATCTCCcattatcatcatcatcatcatcatcatcatgtaATTGTATGTTCGAAGCTATGCACGCATGGTATGTTTCACTATTTAAGCCTAATCGGTGATGATACATTGCTCATTCGAACAAACTGCCACCGATTATGGCCTCCAGTTGACTAGATGTAAGATTATTTAACTCTTCTACCCGATCTTCCTCCTTTTTCAATCTTAGGGACAATCGATGCAATGGTTTTTTCTTGATACTTTTCAAACTATATTCGCACGGCATAAAATCAGCAGACTGCGTTACATCCTCGTCATCCTCTTTCTGAGATTCTTCGCTTTCTTCGCTGCTCGGATGTACCTACGAGGCATATTGCCGTTTATGAGGTCTGTTTCGTTAATCTACACCATatacaatattaaaataaaccATCATTCAACTACTTTCTAAGAAATACTACTTCTCGTAAATACTTATTAGGAAGCATAATACTCTACGCGAATTAAAAAACAAACTCAGGTTTACAGCCAAATTACGTGCACTAAAGTGCTACAACAAA encodes:
- the Tmem63 gene encoding transmembrane protein 63 — translated: MGSVYFPPSLRETPTVNSCIPIPRHNTTIITDVYAGIPENLLLNLFGFLFLVLLFGLLRKSAWNYGRLALLNKSDERWMDIFYGDNEDRDTDAICIETSVNSQLSQVDKGFLSWIVTAFKVTDDELLKRAGPDGLLYISFERHLIILTTLMVIVSLCIALPINFHGTMQGDNATFGHTTLSNIDPMSTWIWVHTLIILSYLPIGGYVMRNFLKKVQDARHGGELAARTLLITEVPKHQCNVQTLIDYFKEAFPTLTVEDVTLAYDIRRLSALDAEKDCAEQACLYCENYAKKREPLKMYPYPCGQVIGCCCKHQVDAFEFYHNELIRLSLLVEEEKRIALSRPLGVAFVTLGTSGAARTMRKQLNSSPSIKWIVNYAPTPSDIFWENLSIPRPCWYLNAVLINFALGIVLFFLTTPAVIVSALNRLPITGEIMNLSPIVSSFLPTVLLVSVAALMPVLVARSESLVRHWTRSGLNRAVMTKTLLLLLLMVLILPSLGLTSAQAFLEWTVNPTTDAGNWECVFLPDQGALFVNYVITAALLGSGLELVRFPELALYTFKLCIARSRAERIHVRKAVLWEFPLGAHYAWLLLVFTMTTVYSLACPLITPFGLLYLIVKHLVDRHNLCFAYGPSIGGGQLAGAAASATGAAPILAQAALLALGLVRRGLSPLAAVQLSGLAASILGLVTGATLPTSKSKTQAFKRDLSTGQNFVAPVLRKEQISLEETVSDGLDSDRNLPSLITTTTSSVQESPKLYQNYGKESEA